Proteins encoded within one genomic window of Hevea brasiliensis isolate MT/VB/25A 57/8 chromosome 8, ASM3005281v1, whole genome shotgun sequence:
- the LOC131182502 gene encoding uncharacterized protein LOC131182502, with the protein MAPYEALYGRKCRSPVCWDEVGERRLTRPELIQLTLEKVRQIRDRLLTAQSRQRSYADPKRKDVEFMIGDHVFLRVSPMKGIMRFGKKGKLSPRFVGPFEILERIGAVAYRLALPPGFAHVHPVFHISMLRKYVPDPSYVLQPQTMQIRDDMSYEEQLVKILDRQIRKLRSKEVALIKVLWHNHSSSEATWEAESKMRAKYPHLFD; encoded by the coding sequence atggctccatatgaggcattatatggtcgaaagtgtaggtcaccggtttgttgggatgaagttggagaaagaaggcttactagaccagagttgatacaattaactttaGAGAAGGTTCGACaaattcgtgatcgacttttgactgctcaaagtcgacagagaagttatgctgaccctaagcgtaaagatgtagaatttatgattggtgatcatgtatttctgagagtttcccctatgaaaggaatcatgagatttgggaagaaagggaagcttagccctcgttttgttggtccatttgaaattttggagagaattggagcagttgcttaccgtttagcccttccacctggttttgcacatgtacatccagttttccatatttctatgcttaggaagtatgtaccagatccatcttatgttttacaacctcaaaccatgcaaattagggatgatatgtcatatgaggaacaactagtaaagattttagatcgacaaattaggaaactccggtctaaggaagtagctttgatcaaagtcttgtggcataatcactcaagcagtgaggccacatgggaggcagaatctaaaatgcgagccaaatatcctcacttatttgat